The sequence GGTCTTGGAATATATTTCAATCTTGCCGCTCGGGGTAAGGATCTTCTTCTTCTCATAGGCGTAGTAGTCCTGCTTGTTAAAATACTTGCCCATTGGATCTGCTTTTAACTCTTCGCCGATACCGCTTGGTGCCAGCAGGTGATCCATCACTTCTTCATCTGTATTCCATGGGAAGTACTCTCCCAGTCCCAGGCGGCGCGCCAGTTGGGTCCAGATCCACCAGTCGGGCTTGGACTCCCCTACCGGTTCGACAACCTTGTGGTGGTACATCGCAAAGGGTTCACCGTGCACTACGCCATGGACGTAGGAAATAGCATCCTTCTCCATGAAGGTGCAGGCAGGTAAAACTAAGTCAGCCATTTCAGCGGTTTCGGTCATGAAGAGGTCGATTGCCATCATGAAGTCCATGGACTTAAAGGCCTCAATGAACTTGTTCGCTTCCGGGAAGGAAACCACCGGGTTGGCTGCGGCGACTATGGCGCCCCGGACTGGATAAGGCTTGCTCTCCAGGGCTGCCTGCGGGAACAGGGTGGCAATGCCGTAAGGAGATACCCGTCCCCAGAAAGAGTAAAACAGCGGGTATTGATCAGCGCCAATCGGCTTGATGTCCATCGGCAGGCGCAGGTCGGTCATGCGAAGGAAGGGAATGGTAACCCAGGTACCCGGCTTATCGACGTTGCCGGTAATAATCTGCAGGATGGACAAGAGCCTAGACAGCTGAAAACCGTTGACGTGCTGGTCCAAGGTATTGATCCCCTGCACGATGCAGGCGGGCTTGGTTTGGGCAAAAATACGGGCTGTCGCCTTGATGTCACTTGCGGACACCCAGGTTATCTCTGACGCCCACTCCGGCGTATACTGCTGGACGTGCGCTTTCAGCTCTTCAAAGCCGATGGTATAGCCTTCGACAAACTCTTTGTCGTAAAGGCCTTCATTAATAATCACGTTGAGCATGGCCAGTCCAAGCGCTCCGTCAGTGCCGGGCCGGATCGCCAGGTGCAGCCCCAGTTCGGCCAACTCGGTCCGCTTGGGGTCAATGGTAATCAGGTCAAGAACTCTCTTTTTTGCTTTATCCCTGATCATTTCAGCCAGTATGCCCTTGGAGCCGTCCGGGTTATGACCCCAGAGAACGATGCAGCGGGCATCGGGCGGGTAGTCCATCGGGTACCGCCCGAAGGTCATCTGACGGGCCATGATCCGGGCGCGGTAACATACGTTTTCCACTGACAGCAGGTTGGGGGTGCCGTAGGCCGACTTGAACCTCTGCGCAAACCCTGCCACTTCAATATTTTCCACGCCCATTGAACCGCAGAAAATAGCCAGTGATTTGGCGCCATACTGCTCTTTGATTTTACCCAGCTTCTCGGCGGCATAGTCCAGCGCTTCTTCCCAGCTAAGCCGCTCCCAGGTGTT is a genomic window of Pelotomaculum isophthalicicum JI containing:
- a CDS encoding molybdopterin-containing oxidoreductase family protein, giving the protein MERKTVISDCMSCVWDCGIKVTLEDGKMVKVEGLPEHPVSKGYICPRGEYLPEFVYSPDRIKYPMRRVNNTWERLSWEEALDYAAEKLGKIKEQYGAKSLAIFCGSMGVENIEVAGFAQRFKSAYGTPNLLSVENVCYRARIMARQMTFGRYPMDYPPDARCIVLWGHNPDGSKGILAEMIRDKAKKRVLDLITIDPKRTELAELGLHLAIRPGTDGALGLAMLNVIINEGLYDKEFVEGYTIGFEELKAHVQQYTPEWASEITWVSASDIKATARIFAQTKPACIVQGINTLDQHVNGFQLSRLLSILQIITGNVDKPGTWVTIPFLRMTDLRLPMDIKPIGADQYPLFYSFWGRVSPYGIATLFPQAALESKPYPVRGAIVAAANPVVSFPEANKFIEAFKSMDFMMAIDLFMTETAEMADLVLPACTFMEKDAISYVHGVVHGEPFAMYHHKVVEPVGESKPDWWIWTQLARRLGLGEYFPWNTDEEVMDHLLAPSGIGEELKADPMGKYFNKQDYYAYEKKKILTPSGKIEIYSKTMEDAGLDPLPKYVEPAQSPISTPELAKEYPLIMISGARRQAFTHTQMRHVPHLRALEPEPFVEMHPATAARAGVKDGERVKLSTRNGSIKLRVKEEPRLMPGVVSVPHGWAGDANVNLLTDMEVRDPVTGYPDFKVLQCKVEAV